One segment of Halomonas sp. TD01 DNA contains the following:
- the lacI gene encoding DNA-binding transcriptional repressor LacI, giving the protein MKPVTLYDVAEYAGVSYQTVSRVVNQASHVSAKTREKVEAAMAELNYIPNRVAQQLAGKQSLLIGVATSSLALHAPSQIVAAIKSRADQLGASVVVSMVERSGVEACKAAVHNLLAQRVSGLIINYPLDDQDAIAVEAACTNVPALFLDVSDQTPINSIIFSHEDGTRLGVEHLVALGHQQIALLAGPLSSVSARLRLAGWHKYLTRNQIQPIAEREGDWSAMSGFQQTMQMLNEGIVPTAMLVANDQMALGAMRAITESGLRVGADISVVGYDDTEDSSCYIPPLTTIKQDFRLLGQTSVDRLLQLSQGQAVKGNQLLPVSLVKRKTTLAPNTQTASPRALADSLMQLARQVSRLESGQ; this is encoded by the coding sequence ATGAAACCAGTAACGTTATACGATGTCGCAGAGTATGCCGGTGTCTCTTATCAGACCGTTTCCCGCGTGGTGAACCAGGCCAGCCACGTTTCTGCGAAAACGCGGGAAAAAGTGGAAGCGGCGATGGCGGAGCTGAATTACATTCCCAACCGCGTGGCACAACAACTGGCGGGCAAACAGTCGTTGCTGATTGGCGTTGCCACCTCCAGTCTGGCCCTGCACGCGCCGTCGCAAATTGTCGCGGCGATTAAATCTCGCGCCGATCAACTGGGTGCCAGCGTGGTGGTGTCGATGGTAGAACGAAGCGGCGTCGAAGCCTGTAAAGCGGCGGTGCACAATCTTCTCGCGCAACGCGTCAGTGGGCTGATCATTAACTATCCGCTGGATGACCAGGATGCCATTGCTGTGGAAGCTGCCTGCACTAATGTTCCGGCGTTATTTCTTGATGTCTCTGACCAGACACCCATCAACAGTATTATTTTCTCCCATGAGGACGGTACGCGACTGGGCGTGGAGCATCTGGTCGCATTGGGTCACCAGCAAATCGCGCTGTTAGCGGGCCCATTAAGTTCTGTCTCGGCGCGTCTGCGTCTGGCTGGCTGGCATAAATATCTCACTCGCAATCAAATTCAGCCGATAGCGGAACGGGAAGGCGACTGGAGTGCCATGTCCGGTTTTCAACAAACCATGCAAATGCTGAATGAGGGCATCGTTCCCACTGCGATGCTGGTTGCCAACGATCAGATGGCGCTGGGCGCAATGCGCGCCATTACCGAGTCCGGGCTGCGCGTTGGTGCGGATATCTCGGTAGTGGGATACGACGATACCGAAGATAGCTCATGTTATATCCCGCCGTTAACCACCATCAAACAGGATTTTCGCCTGCTGGGGCAAACCAGCGTGGACCGCTTGCTGCAACTCTCTCAGGGCCAGGCGGTGAAGGGCAATCAGCTGTTGCCAGTCTCACTGGTGAAAAGAAAAACCACCCTGGCGCCCAATACGCAAACCGCCTCTCCCCGCGCGTTGGCCGATTCATTAATGCAGCTGGCACGACAGGTTTCCCGACTGGAAAGCGGGCAGTGA
- a CDS encoding DNA-directed RNA polymerase — translation MSIAAAVNKNDFSDVELAAIPFNTLADHYGADLAREQLQLEHESYVMGEERFRKMLERQEKAEEFGDSSVAKPLIITLLPKVTQRITDWLNEWADPNKKGRKPIAYTHLKDIKPETLAFITIKVVLNKLAGKDDAFMQPLAYAIGSSIEDEARFGRIRELEMAHFKKCAEENLNKRRGTAYRKAFLSVVEADMLDKGLLGGESWGTWNKTDVMNIGISMLEKLIEATGLVELREKRNFEEMDRIVIAEEYVKAMATRAQSLAGISPMYQPCVVPPKPWVSITGGGYWANGRKPTALIRTHTRKALYRYEDVYMPEVYKAINYAQETPWRINRKVLAVVNELVKWKNNPVKDMPSIDKLELPQRPDDIDTNEEALRSWKREAAAVYRKDEQRKSRYLSMSFALEQANKFSNKKAIYFPYNMDWRGRVYALPMFNPQGNDMVKGLLTLAKGKPIGKDGFYWLKIHGANTAGVDKVTFPERIKFIEDNHDNIMQCAESPLDNLWWTEQDSPFCFLAFCFEYAQVTKKGLGWVCSLPIALDGSCSGIQHFSAMLRDDIGGRAVNLLPSETVQDIYGIVADKVNEALKELVINGTDNYTDTVTDKSTGEIIERYRLGEKELARQWLEFGVTRSVTKRSVMTLAYGSKEYGFRDQVLEDTIRPAIDSGKGAMFTNPSQAASFMAKRIWEAVSVTVVAAVGAMKWLQSSAKLMAAEVKDKKTKEVLRKRCAVHWVTPDGFPVWQEYRKPKQKRVHLMFLGSYYDARMKETSSDCSIDAHKQESGISPNFVHSQDGNHLRMTVVYAREKYNVESFALIHDSFGTIPADVPNLFKAVRETMVNMYENNDVLADFYEQFADQLHESQLDKMPALPPKGKLNLQDILKSDFAFA, via the coding sequence ATGTCAATTGCGGCGGCGGTGAACAAAAATGATTTCTCGGACGTTGAACTGGCTGCGATCCCGTTTAACACCCTGGCGGACCATTACGGTGCGGATCTGGCCCGTGAACAGCTGCAACTGGAACACGAAAGCTATGTGATGGGCGAAGAACGTTTCCGCAAAATGCTGGAACGCCAGGAAAAAGCGGAAGAATTTGGTGATAGCTCTGTTGCCAAACCGCTGATTATCACGCTGCTGCCGAAAGTCACGCAGCGTATTACCGACTGGCTGAACGAATGGGCAGATCCGAATAAAAAAGGCCGCAAACCGATTGCTTATACCCATCTGAAAGATATCAAACCGGAAACGCTGGCCTTCATTACCATCAAAGTGGTTCTGAATAAACTGGCGGGTAAAGATGACGCCTTTATGCAGCCGCTGGCATACGCTATTGGTAGTTCCATCGAAGATGAAGCACGTTTCGGCCGTATCCGCGAACTGGAAATGGCACACTTTAAAAAATGCGCTGAAGAAAACCTGAATAAACGTCGCGGCACCGCGTATCGCAAAGCCTTTCTGAGTGTCGTGGAAGCGGATATGCTGGACAAAGGTCTGCTGGGCGGTGAATCATGGGGCACGTGGAACAAAACCGATGTGATGAATATTGGTATCTCGATGCTGGAAAAACTGATTGAAGCCACGGGCCTGGTTGAACTGCGTGAAAAACGCAACTTTGAAGAAATGGATCGTATTGTCATCGCAGAAGAATACGTGAAAGCGATGGCCACCCGCGCACAGTCACTGGCTGGCATCTCGCCGATGTATCAACCGTGTGTTGTCCCGCCGAAACCGTGGGTGAGCATTACGGGCGGTGGCTACTGGGCAAACGGTCGTAAACCGACCGCTCTGATCCGTACCCATACGCGCAAAGCACTGTATCGCTACGAAGATGTTTATATGCCGGAAGTCTACAAAGCGATTAATTATGCCCAGGAAACCCCGTGGCGTATCAACCGCAAAGTGCTGGCGGTGGTTAACGAACTGGTTAAATGGAAAAACAACCCGGTCAAAGACATGCCGAGCATTGATAAACTGGAACTGCCGCAGCGTCCGGATGACATCGATACCAACGAAGAAGCGCTGCGTTCTTGGAAACGCGAAGCCGCAGCTGTTTACCGCAAAGATGAACAGCGTAAAAGCCGCTATCTGAGTATGTCCTTTGCACTGGAACAAGCTAACAAATTCTCTAACAAAAAAGCAATCTACTTCCCGTACAATATGGACTGGCGTGGCCGCGTCTATGCACTGCCGATGTTCAACCCGCAGGGTAATGATATGGTTAAAGGCCTGCTGACCCTGGCCAAAGGTAAACCGATTGGTAAAGACGGCTTTTACTGGCTGAAAATCCATGGTGCAAACACGGCTGGCGTCGATAAAGTGACCTTTCCGGAACGTATTAAATTCATCGAAGATAACCACGACAATATTATGCAGTGCGCGGAAAGCCCGCTGGACAATCTGTGGTGGACGGAACAAGATTCTCCGTTTTGCTTCCTGGCGTTTTGTTTCGAATATGCCCAGGTCACCAAAAAAGGTCTGGGCTGGGTGTGCAGTCTGCCGATTGCCCTGGATGGTTCATGTTCGGGCATCCAACACTTTTCCGCAATGCTGCGTGATGACATTGGTGGCCGCGCTGTTAACCTGCTGCCGAGCGAAACCGTCCAGGACATTTATGGTATCGTGGCAGATAAAGTTAATGAAGCTCTGAAAGAACTGGTCATCAACGGCACGGATAATTACACCGACACGGTGACCGATAAATCTACCGGTGAAATTATCGAACGTTATCGCCTGGGCGAAAAAGAACTGGCGCGTCAGTGGCTGGAATTTGGCGTCACGCGTAGCGTGACCAAACGCTCTGTGATGACCCTGGCCTACGGTTCAAAAGAATATGGCTTTCGTGACCAGGTTCTGGAAGATACGATTCGCCCGGCGATCGATTCGGGTAAAGGCGCCATGTTCACCAATCCGAGTCAAGCGGCCTCCTTTATGGCGAAACGCATTTGGGAAGCCGTGAGCGTTACCGTCGTGGCAGCTGTGGGTGCGATGAAATGGCTGCAATCATCGGCCAAACTGATGGCGGCCGAAGTGAAAGACAAGAAAACCAAAGAAGTTCTGCGTAAACGCTGCGCGGTTCATTGGGTCACCCCGGATGGTTTCCCGGTGTGGCAGGAATATCGTAAACCGAAACAAAAACGCGTTCACCTGATGTTTCTGGGTAGTTATTACGATGCGCGTATGAAAGAAACGAGCTCTGACTGTTCCATTGATGCCCATAAACAGGAAAGCGGTATCTCTCCGAACTTCGTGCATAGCCAAGATGGCAATCACCTGCGTATGACCGTTGTCTACGCGCGCGAAAAATATAACGTGGAAAGTTTTGCCCTGATTCACGACTCCTTCGGCACGATCCCGGCAGATGTTCCGAACCTGTTTAAAGCTGTGCGCGAAACCATGGTTAATATGTACGAAAACAATGACGTGCTGGCAGATTTTTATGAACAGTTCGCTGACCAACTGCATGAAAGTCAGCTGGATAAAATGCCGGCGCTGCCGCCGAAAGGTAAACTGAATCTGCAAGACATTCTGAAATCCGATTTTGCATTCGCTTAA